From a region of the Salvelinus alpinus chromosome 2, SLU_Salpinus.1, whole genome shotgun sequence genome:
- the LOC139541358 gene encoding putative uncharacterized protein DDB_G0294196: MRQPQKQQATMPQQAWHPAQMPQQQKQPATEPQQQIEPTAMPQPPQQVWHPDQFPQEQKQPAPMHLPQKELTAIPQQLWKTAQMPQQHKQPAAMLQQQKQPASTPLPQEQPTTVPQQVWYPAQMSQQQLASMPLPQKQLTDMPQQEWQPAQIPQKKPAAEPQQNEPVTIPQQVRNPAQMSQQRKQHTAMPQQQLTPCLSNYGM, encoded by the exons ATGCGTCAACCGCAGAAGCAACAGGCCACCATGCCCCAGCAAgcgtggcatccagctcaaatgcctcAGCAGCAAAAGCAACCAGCTACTGAACCTCAGCAGCAAATTGAACCGACCGCCATGCCACAGCCACctcagcaagtgtggcatccagatCAATTTCCCCAGGAGCAGAAGCAACCAGCCCCTATGCATCTACCGCAGAAGGAACTGACTGCCATACCCCAACAACTGTGGAAAACAGCTCAAATGCCCCAGCAGCATAAGCAACCGGCTGCCATGCTTCAGCAA CAGAAGCAACCGGCCTCCACGCCTCTACCGCAGGAGCAACCGACCACCGTACCCCAGCAAGTGTGGTATCCAGCTCAAATGTCCCAGCAGCAACTGGCCTCCATGCCTCTACCGCAGAAGCAACTGACCGACATGCCTCAGCAAGAGTGGCAACCAGCTCAAATACCGCAGAAGAAACCGGCTGCTGAACCGCAGCAGAACGAACCGGTCACCATACCCCAGCAAGTGAGGAATCCAGCTCAAATGTCCCAGCAGCGGAAGCAACACACTGCCATGCCACAGCAGCAACTGACCCCATGCCTCAGCAATTATGGCATGTAG